The window TAAACAGTTATCCATTGGAAGAGAGATTTGTTCCAAAGTATAATTTGTTTTCTGCCACTGTTTATAGCACATTGAATTATAAAAATTTCAACTTTTATGTTGAATATGCAAAGAAAACTGCTGAAGCTATCAGAAATTTAGAAGGGAATAAATTTATTAATGAAGATGGAGATGTATTATACACTTCATTGAATTACTCAACGAAAGGCTTAGGAGTTAGTTTGCAACATAAACGGACCAAGGGTTTTACCATGCGAACATCATCTTTTAGCTCATTTTTGGTTGGAACAATAAATTACATGCCACCAATGAGTAAACAACAAGCCAAAATTCTTCCAGCCCTATATAGTATTTCAGCTCAGGAACTTGGCGAAATAGCCTCACAGGCTGAAATAACCTATTCACCGAATAAGAAAAATACCTTTAGTGCCAATGTTTCCTATGTAACCGATGATCATAACAAAGAAATATATCATGAGTATTATTTAGATTACTATCATAAGTTCGGTAAAAAGTTAAAAGCAACTTTTGGTGTACAAACGGTATACTACGACAAGGAAGTTTATGAAAATGAGAATGAACCAGCTGTCACTACTTTTACACCTTTTTCAGAATTTGTCTATAAATTTGATAGAAAGAAATCAGTCAGGTGGGAAATTCAATATTTATTTACAGAACAAGATCATGGTGATTTCTTTTTTGGTCTGGTTGAGTTTAATATTGCACCGCATTATTCGTTTTCCATTGCTGATATGATCAATACGAAGCCTTTGAAAGTAGATGATGTAAAGCATTATTACAACTTTTTTGTAGCCTACACATTAAATCAAACAAGATTTTCGTTAGGCTATATGAAACAGGTTGAAGGAGTTGTTTGTACAGGTGGTGTTTGCCGTGTGGAACCTGCCTTCAGTGGCTTAAAATTTAATTTAACAACAAGTTTCTAAAACTATGAAAACGATACATACTTTTTTAATCGTATTTTTTATTGGGTTGTTAACTATCCTAATTTCCTGCGAAGAAGAAGGCCCTTATATTAATTTCGATCCTATCGATACGTCTTTATTTGATTCAACTTATATATCATCAACATCAATAATTCCAGATGAGAAAAATGTGCTGATAGAAGATTTTACAGGTGCTCGTTGCCCAAATTGTCCTAATGCAGCAGCAAAACTAGTAGATATTACTATGGCTAATCCAGGAAGAATTGTTGGTATGGCCATTCATCCAGATGGAATCCCTTTCACACGTCCTCATGATTTGGAGAAAGATTTTCGTACGGATGATGGAACCGAGATATTTAAACTACTAGGTGAGGAAGGAGCATTGCCAATTGGAAGTATTGATAGAGTAAAATACAGTGGAGAAACAAACCAATTGGTTGGAATATCGTTTTGGACTAACTATGTTGACCAAAGATTGTTATTAGCTTCCCCTGTTAATATTTCATTAGTAAGTACTCCCCACTTAACTGAAGCTAATACATTTGTAATCAGAGCTGAAGTGCAATTCACAACGGCTATTGCTGATGATAAATATTTGACAATTGCCTTAACTGAAAGCGATTTGATTGCTCCGCAGACCTTACCACAAGGTTCGATACCTGATGTTGATTCAAATTATATTAACAATCATATACTACGAGATGTATTAACAAATCCAGGCGGCAATTTGTTAATGTCAAACCCCGAAATGAACAGGGTTTTTATTAAAGAATTCAAAATTACAATGGATGCAAAATGGAATCCTGATAATTGCGCTATTGTTGGCATTATTCATAATTCAGGGTTAAGTTTTGATGTTGATCAGGTTGAAGAAATTCATTTGAAATAAAAATAATGGGTAAGCTTTTTATTGTTCCTACACCAATTGGTAATTTGGAGGATATTACCTTAAGATGTTTGAATGTACTTAAAGAAGTAGATCAAATACTTGCCGAAGACACACGTCAGGTGAGTAAATTGCTTAATCATTATGATATTCAAACATCAAAAAGAGCTTATCATCAGCATAATGAGCACCGAATAGCTGAACAGATTGCCAAAGAACTTAGTGAAACTGAAAAAACGATTGCCTTAGTATCTGATGCAGGCATGCCTGGAATTTCTGATCCAGCCTATTTGATCGTTAAACATTGTATTAATAATAATGTTGCAGTTGAGTGTCTTCCGGGTGCAACTGCATTTGTTCCTGCACTTATTGAATCAGGTTTTGCAGCTACTTCATTTGTTTTTGAAGGCTTTTTACCACATCAAAAGGGTAGAAGCAAGCGGTTGGAGAGTTTGAAGGATGAGAAAAGAACAATGGTATTCTATGAGTCGCCATATAGGATTTTAAAAGCACTCAAGCAATTTAGTGATGTTTTTGGTCCTGAGAGAAATGCCTCTGTATCGCGTGAACTAACAAAAATTTATGCTGAAACAATAAGAGGTACTCTTAGTGAGTTATTAGAAATATTCGAAAATAAATTGATTAAAGGTGAATTTGTAATTATTGTTGATGGAAAAAACTAAACGTATTTATCTTGTACTGCTTTCAATCCTAAGTGGATTGTTGCTTTGGTTATCGTGGCCGCCCTTCAAAATGAGTTTTCTTGTTTTTTTTGCATTTGTGCCTATTCTTTTTGTAGAAGAATTGATTTCAAAAGAGAAAAACCGTTTTGGCGCATCAACCTTACTATATAATACATTCATTGCGTTTTTTGTTTGGAACTTAATTACAACCTATTGGATATATAACGCTTCCTTTATAGGAGCAGTGATGGCCGTATTAATTAACAGTTTGTTAATGAGTTTTCCCTTCTTGTTATATCATAAGTTAAAAACAGTATCAAAAAGTAAGGTTTCGTTGGTTTTCTTGATTACATTTTGGATTGCCTATGAATTTCTTCATTTGAATTGGGATTTAGCATGGCCTTGGCTAACGCTGGGAAATGTTTTTGCAGCCCATCCTAATTGGGTTCAATGGTATGAATTTACAGGTGTTTTTGGTGGTTCATTATGGATTTGGTTAACTAATCTGGTCGTTTTTTCAATTGTCAAACGAATTCTGGAAAGTCACAAAACAGCTTTAGCAAGTATGCGACTATTTATTCGGTTTGGTCAATTATTGGCAATACTATTAATTCCAATCTTGATATCAATTGCAATTCCAAGATTTGAAAACACGAAAACCACTCATAATACGGTTATTGTTCAACCCAATATTGATCCCTATCATGATAAGTTTATGCAAGGGGCTTTTTCGAAGCAATTAGACATATTGTTAGAACTTAGCGAACAGCAAATCGACTCCAATACTCGCTTACTGGTTTGGCCAGAAACAGCATTGTCGATACCATTTGATGAAAAAACATTGAATTACAATGCGCATATTGCTCGAATAAGGAAAATGTTGGAGAAATACCCTGACTTGAAACTTATTTCAGGATTAGACTCCTATCGGTTTTTTGAAAAAGACGAAGAAATATCAGCAACAGCACGTGTTTATAGGCTCGACAGCAGTTATTACGATTCCTATAATGCAGCCTTGCTGTTAGACCATACACCTACCTATAAAGTATATCATAAATCAAGATTAGTTCCTGGTGTTGAAAAAATGCCATATCCTAAATTTTTTAAATTTATT of the Bacteroidota bacterium genome contains:
- a CDS encoding Omp28-related outer membrane protein, which encodes MKTIHTFLIVFFIGLLTILISCEEEGPYINFDPIDTSLFDSTYISSTSIIPDEKNVLIEDFTGARCPNCPNAAAKLVDITMANPGRIVGMAIHPDGIPFTRPHDLEKDFRTDDGTEIFKLLGEEGALPIGSIDRVKYSGETNQLVGISFWTNYVDQRLLLASPVNISLVSTPHLTEANTFVIRAEVQFTTAIADDKYLTIALTESDLIAPQTLPQGSIPDVDSNYINNHILRDVLTNPGGNLLMSNPEMNRVFIKEFKITMDAKWNPDNCAIVGIIHNSGLSFDVDQVEEIHLK
- the rsmI gene encoding 16S rRNA (cytidine(1402)-2'-O)-methyltransferase, which gives rise to MGKLFIVPTPIGNLEDITLRCLNVLKEVDQILAEDTRQVSKLLNHYDIQTSKRAYHQHNEHRIAEQIAKELSETEKTIALVSDAGMPGISDPAYLIVKHCINNNVAVECLPGATAFVPALIESGFAATSFVFEGFLPHQKGRSKRLESLKDEKRTMVFYESPYRILKALKQFSDVFGPERNASVSRELTKIYAETIRGTLSELLEIFENKLIKGEFVIIVDGKN
- the lnt gene encoding apolipoprotein N-acyltransferase, giving the protein MEKTKRIYLVLLSILSGLLLWLSWPPFKMSFLVFFAFVPILFVEELISKEKNRFGASTLLYNTFIAFFVWNLITTYWIYNASFIGAVMAVLINSLLMSFPFLLYHKLKTVSKSKVSLVFLITFWIAYEFLHLNWDLAWPWLTLGNVFAAHPNWVQWYEFTGVFGGSLWIWLTNLVVFSIVKRILESHKTALASMRLFIRFGQLLAILLIPILISIAIPRFENTKTTHNTVIVQPNIDPYHDKFMQGAFSKQLDILLELSEQQIDSNTRLLVWPETALSIPFDEKTLNYNAHIARIRKMLEKYPDLKLISGLDSYRFFEKDEEISATARVYRLDSSYYDSYNAALLLDHTPTYKVYHKSRLVPGVEKMPYPKFFKFIEKLALDLGGTSGSLGKQEEPSVFKINQQITAAPIICYESIFGDYVGRFVLKGANLIVVITNDGWWKNTPGYKQHYLYARLRAIEFRKDVVRSANTGVSCYINSNGEIIQQSKWWEATVIKQPIEIGEKVTFYAKMGDYIGRIAAFLSVILILILISKSLRKKDILNS